One Scyliorhinus canicula chromosome 9, sScyCan1.1, whole genome shotgun sequence DNA segment encodes these proteins:
- the cmtm3 gene encoding CKLF-like MARVEL transmembrane domain-containing protein 3, with protein MGESEVSEAAASPSRGLSALIPDKTFLTSRKGLLLAAELVLSFIIFICYLASPMAAFMTAPLIEFLLALCAYYVYVTKYIDYFPGFHGPLIDFLRCVTAAVVFFAISIYAITKNSASSKTAGVFGFVATVVFAFDFYYICNHLISLINPQDLPTHTATIKKSTGEEEVADSDSE; from the exons ATGGGGGAGTCAGAGGTGTCGGAAGCTGCTGCATCGCCCTCGCGGGGACTGAGCGCTCTCATCCCGGATAAAACTTTCCTAACTTCCCGGAAAGGGTTGCTGTTGGCAGCTGAGCTG GTTCTGAGCTTCATCATTTTCATTTGTTATTTGGCATCACCCATGGCAGCTTTCATGACCGCTCCACTCATCGAGTTCCTGCTGGCCCTTTGCGCCTATTACGTGTATGTGACAAAATACATCGACTATTTCCCAGGCTTCCATGGCCCATTGATC GATTTCCTGCGATGCGTAACTGCTGCTGTCGTTTTCTTTGCGATCTCGATTTACGCCATTACAAAGAACTCAGCATCTTCGAAAACAGCTGGA GTCTTTGGTTTCGTTGCAACTGTTGTGTTTGCCTTCGATTTCTACTACATCTGCAACCACCTGATCAGCCTCATCAATCCCCAGGATCTGCCCACCCACACTGCAACCATCAAAAAATCCACAG gtgaagaggaagtggcagATTCTGATTCCGAATGA